A window of Fragaria vesca subsp. vesca linkage group LG7, FraVesHawaii_1.0, whole genome shotgun sequence contains these coding sequences:
- the LOC101297009 gene encoding cationic amino acid transporter 7, chloroplastic-like — protein sequence MEESQSQCHASSFSSPRAYLRALADTPARLARRAVSVSTSYDEMSAVRARSGSDMHKTLGWLDLLGFGFGGMVGAGVFVTTGRASRLYAGPSVVISYAIAGLCALLSAFCYTEFAVDMPVAGGAFSYLRVTFGEFAAFLTGANLMMDYVMSNAAVARGFTAYLGTAIGVPAAKWRFTVAALPNGFNEIDVVAVVVVLAVTLIICYSTRESSVVNMVLTALHITFILFVIVIGFCKGDWNNFTAPADPTTHPSGFFPYGIAGVFNGASMVYLSYIGYDAVSTMAEEVRNPVKDIPIGVSGSVLIVTLLYCLMAASMSKLLPYDMIDPEAPFSAAFRGKWEARVIGVGASLGILTSLLVAMLGQARYMCVIGRSSVVPAWFARVHPKTSTPVNSSAFLGILTAAISLFTDLNVLLNLVSIGTLFVFYMVANAVIFRRYVALGRTKPWPTISFLCSFSLTAIFFSVIWQIAPQGRAKALMLCVTAIIAASIVQIFHCMVKQARKPEFWGVPLMPWMPSVSIFLNVFLLGSLDRPSYVRFGYFSGFAVLVYVFYSVHASFDAQGNESFTQKNGEIHIESAQESNDPGLKV from the exons ATGGAGGAGAGCCAGAGCCAATGCCATGCGTCGTCTTTCTCGAGCCCCCGGGCCTACCTCAGAGCTCTAGCTGACACTCCGGCCCGTCTGGCCCGCCGTGCCGTTTCAGTCTCCACCTCCTACGACGAAATGAGCGCCGTCCGCGCCCGCTCCGGCTCCGACATGCACAAGACCCTCGGCTGGTTGGACCTCCTCGGCTTCGGCTTCGGCGGCATGGTCGGCGCCGGAGTGTTCGTCACCACCGGCCGTGCCAGTCGCCTCTATGCCGGCCCTTCTGTGGTCATATCCTACGCCATTGCCGGCCTCTGCGCTCTTCTCTCCGCCTTCTGCTACACCGAGTTTGCCGTCGACATGCCCGTCGCAGGCGGCGCCTTCAGCTATCTCCGGGTCACATTCG GTGAATTCGCGGCCTTCTTGACCGGAGCCAACTTGATGATGGACTATGTGATGTCGAACGCCGCCGTTGCGAGGGGCTTCACGGCTTACTTGGGCACCGCAATTGGCGTCCCCGCCGCAAAATGGAGGTTCACAGTCGCCGCACTCCCCAACGGCTTCAATGAAATCGACGTCGTTGCTGTGGTCGTGGTCTTAGCGGTCACGCTCATTATCTGCTACAG TACAAGGGAGAGCTCGGTGGTCAATATGGTGTTGACGGCTCTGCATATAACATTCATATTATTCGTCATCGTGATCGGGTTCTGCAAAGGCGACTGGAACAACTTCACAGCACCGGCCGACCCGACCACGCATCCGTCCGGTTTTTTCCCGTACGGGATTGCCGGCGTGTTTAACGGGGCGAGCATGGTGTATCTGAGCTATATCGGATACGACGCCGTGTCGACCATGGCGGAAGAGGTGCGCAACCCCGTCAAGGACATTCCCATCGGAGTCTCCGGTTCCGTCCTCATCGTCACCCTTCTTTACTGTCTCATGGCGGCGTCCATGTCCAAACTGCTCCCCTACGATATG ATCGACCCGGAGGCGCCGTTCTCGGCGGCGTTCAGAGGGAAATGGGAGGCGAGAGTGATCGGAGTGGGGGCCAGCCTGGGGATTCTGACGTCGCTGCTGGTGGCGATGCTGGGGCAGGCGAGGTACATGTGTGTCATCGGGCGATCCAGTGTGGTCCCCGCATGGTTCGCCAGGGTCCACCCCAAGACATCCACGCCGGTCAACTCTTCCGCTTTTCTCG GTATCTTAACCGCAGCAATTTCGCTTTTCACTGATCTGAATGTCCTACTCAATCTTGTATCCATTGGCACACTCTTTGTCTTTTACATGGTGGCCAATGCTGTGATTTTTAGGCGCTACGTTGCACTGGGGAGGACAAAACCATGGCCTACAATATCATTCCTGTGCTCCTTTTCTTTGACAGCAATCTTCTTCTCGGTGATCTGGCAAATTGCTCCACAGGGAAGAGCCAAAGCATTGATGCTTTGTGTTACTGCAATAATTGCAGCTTCAATCGTTCAAATTTTCCACTGCATGGTTAAACAAGCGCGAAAACCCGAATTCTGGGGCGTGCCTTTGATGCCATGGATGCCATCTGTCTCCATTTTCTTGAACGTCTTTCTGTTGGGGTCATTGGACAGACCATCCTATGTGAGATTTGGATACTTTTCAGGTTTTGCTGTGCTTGTGTATGTTTTCTACAGCGTTCATGCCAGCTTTGATGCACAAGGGAATGAGTCTTTCACTCAGAAGAATGGCGAAATCCACATAGAGTCTGCACAGGAAAGTAATGATCCAGGACTTAAAGTGTAA
- the LOC101297298 gene encoding uncharacterized protein LOC101297298, translated as MMQELLTIDDLPAANVELEPEKIDGGKNGGPSFHCDLYDTELVHKIAQGFVPGLATACVDNTSGDIFRTPASVAAEVRKEMVEYITQRSENFVAESVILEGGQDGQVSDHPYDIISEFVDDFASSKRNLFSRVSGWLLSEKREDNIDDFVQEMEINGFWLVDKRETIAQSLLKNVDLKNEHHCSMKFHTQEELEVHVAKCSYRSTSCINEGCNAIFCARQVDKHDAVCPFKIIPCEQNCNDMIMRRDMDRHCITVCPMKLVSCPFYAVGCQSPVPHCKLEQHRSDDLHSHMLFVLQSIHKETSREGLKRRLEQLKDASSSNNLAQARDVRSLTSAVKDLEAKLGPMEISRKQQENLDVEHGPEEVGSKAPEVVEPEPKEVNNEPEEDLVIKPASKEVSQQSEYLEARSEPKEVGTKSADDLEAKPAQDELSTKPVKDLEAKPAANEVSSSKPPEDVEARSVRVSRKALTEQEAKQAAQELSTKPAEDLEAKQAPQDISSSKPHEDVEAKSVGVIGHATTGNEDKPAAKELSTKPTEDLEAKSAPKEVSKLNPLEDVEARSVGVTGQAPTGQEDKPAQEELSTKPVNNLEAKPALKEVSSSKIPEDVETRSVGESCLAPTGHEAKPAPKELSTKPAENLEAKPAPKEISSPKPPEDVKEKPVRVSGEGQKGH; from the exons ATGATGCAG GAATTGTTAACCATTGATGACCTACCGGCGGCTAATGTGGAACTGGAACCAGAAAAGATTGACGGTGGAAAAAATGGAGGTCCTTCATTTCATTGTGATCTGTACGACACCGAATTAGTCCACAAGATAGCTCAAGGTTTCGTTCCTGGATTAGCTACGGCTTGTGTTGATAACACATCTGGTGATATCTTCAGGACCCCTGCTTCTGTGGCCGCCGAGGTGCGAAAGGAAATGGTGGAGTATATCACTCAAAGAAGCGAGAATTTTGTTGCAGAATCTGTTATTCTAGAAGGTGGCCAAGATGGACAAGTATCTGATCATCCCTATGACATCATTTCTGAATTTGTTGATGACTTTGCAAGTTCCAAGAGAAATTTGTTTAGTAGGGTATCAGGATGGTTGCTCAGTGAAAAGAGAGAAGACAATATAGATGATTTTGTTCAGGAGATGGAAATAAATGGGTTTTGGTTGGTTGATAAAAGAGAAACAATAGCACAGAGTTTGCTAAAGAATGTCGACCTTAAGAATGAGCATCACTGCAGTATGAAATTTCACACCCAAGAGGAGCTTGAAGTGCATGTCGCAAAGTGTAGCTATAGGTCTACGAGTTGCATAAACGAAGGATGTAATGCCATATTTTGTGCGAGACAGGTGGACAAGCATGATGCAGTTTGCCCCTTCAAGATAATTCCATGCGAACAAAACTGCAATGACATGATCATGAGACGTGACATGGACAGACATTGTATTACCGTCTGTCCAATGAAGCTTGTTAGTTGTCCTTTCTATGCGGTGGGTTGTCAATCCCCAGTACCACATTGTAAGCTTGAACAGCATCGTTCAGATGATCTCCATTCTCACATGCTGTTTGTATTACAAAGTATACATAAGGAGACATCTAGGGAAGGTCTGAAAAGAAGGCTGGAGCAACTAAAAGAT GCATCTTCATCCAATAACTTGGCACAAGCTCGAGATGTGAGATCACTAACCTCTGCAGTCAAGGATCTTGAAGCAAAACTAGGACCGATGGAAATTAGCAGGAAACAACAAGAGAATCTTGATGTAGAACATGGGCCAGAGGAGGTAGGCAGCAAAGCTCCAGAGGTTGTGGAACCAGAGCCAAAAGAAGTGAACAATGAACCTGAGGAGGACCTTGTAATAAAACCAGCGTCAAAGGAAGTTAGCCAACAATCGGAGTATCTTGAAGCAAGATCAGAGCCAAAGGAAGTCGGTACAAAATCTGCGGACGATCTTGAAGCTAAACCAGCACAAGATGAACTGAGCACCAAACCTGTGAAAGATCTTGAAGCAAAACCGGCTGCAAATGAAGTCAGTAGCTCAAAACCCCCGGAAGATGTTGAAGCAAGGTCAGTGAGAGTGAGTAGGAAGGCCCTAACCGAACAAGAAGCTAAACAAGCAGCACAGGAACTGAGCACCAAACCTGCAGAAGATCTTGAAGCAAAACAAGCCCCACAGGACATTAGTAGTTCAAAACCCCATGAAGATGTTGAAGCAAAATCAGTGGGAGTGATTGGTCACGCTACAACAGGAAATGAAGATAAACCAGCAGCGAAGGAACTGAGCACCAAACCTACAGAAGATCTTGAAGCAAAATCAGCTCCAAAGGAAGTCAGTAAATTAAACCCCCTCGAAGATGTTGAAGCAAGGTCAGTGGGAGTGACTGGTCAGGCCCCAACAGGACAGGAAGATAAACCAGCACAAGAGGAACTGAGCACCAAACCTGTGAACAATCTTGAAGCAAAACCAGCTTTGAAGGAAGTGAGTAGCTCAAAAATCCCCGAAGATGTTGAAACAAGGTCAGTGGGAGAGAGTTGTCTGGCCCCCACAGGACATGAAGCTAAACCAGCACCAAAGGAACTTAGCACCAAACCTGCAGAAAATCTTGAAGCAAAACCAGCACCAAAGGAAATCAGTAGTCCAAAACCACCTGAAGATGTCAAAGAAAAGCCGGTGCGTGTGAGCGGTGAGGGCCAAAAAGGACATTAA
- the LOC101315081 gene encoding vacuolar protein sorting-associated protein 36-like → MAGNCLEAVELTSSGRPVLLPSEIECSLLSAVDLECEDLPNFPNFKSGILTLTTHRILWVSNSSSQGASSAIPLASISHIFTSKKSLKSIFASPRIRFQLSVSPDGRVAKSGSGSRSVVVTVVVRGKGADLDLFLTKFWDNWRGRAWETGNADVTSGSDSVSGSTSGLYTKEGTVRMVGVSGILRKEQEMWETTDKSLQDAFQDLNALMSKAKEMVMLAEKMRQKLLSSSTSQSSAAEDGELGSKQDMQDWLLSVGIVSPVTKESAGALYHQQLSRQLADFVRLPLERAGGMMNLIDIYCLFNRARGTELISPEDLLQACFLWEKFDVPVMLRKFDSGVMVIQNKTHSDEEIFARIKSLATKPDALRTGISASDAAITLGIAPGMAKEHLLTAESRGILCRDISPDGFRFYINLFPEIDPNNVYLVKDYGVYDTWSRVASASG, encoded by the exons ATGGCCGGAAATTGTCTGGAAGCTGTGGAGCTAACAAGCAGTGGACGCCCTGTCCTACTCCCATCAGAGATTGAGTGTTCGCTCCTCTCTGCTGTAGACCTCGAATGCGAAGACCTCCCCAACTTTCCTAACTTCAAATCGGGTATCCTCACCCTCACCACCCACCGCATTTTATGGGTCTCCAACTCCTCTTCACAAGGAGCCTCTTCTGCCATCCCACTTGCCTCCATTAGCCACATCTTCACATCTAAAAAGTCCCTCAAGTCCATCTTTGCCTCGCCTCGGATCCGGTTCCAGCTTTCGGTGTCACCCGACGGCCGGGTAGCAAAGTCCGGTTCAGGATCCAGGTCCGTCGTCGTTACAGTGGTTGTGAGGGGGAAGGGTGCTGATTTAGACTTGTTTTTGACCAAGTTTTGGGACAACTGGCGGGGAAGAGCGTGGGAGACTGGGAATGCAGATGTCACTTCAGGTTCTGATTCGGTTTCTGGGTCGACTTCTGGGCTATACACCAAGGAAGGAACGGTGAGGATGGTCGGGGTGTCTGGAATACTTAGGAAGGAACAAGAGATGTGGGAGACAACTGATAAGAGCTTGCAGGATGCTTTCCAGGACTTGAATGCTCTCATG AGTAAAGCTAAAGAGATGGTGATGCTAGCAGAAAAAATGAGGCAGAAACTTTTATCCAGCTCGACTTCTCAGAGCAGTGCAGCAGAGGACGGGGAACTGGGTTCCAAACAAGATATGCAAGACTGGTTGTTGAGTGTTGGTATTGTATCGCCTGTCACCAAAGAGTCTGCAGGTGCTCTTTACCACCAACAATTATCCCGTCAG TTGGCAGATTTTGTCAGGCTTCCACTTGAGAGAGCTGGAGGAATGATGAATCTTATAGATATTTACTGTCTCTTCAATCGTGCTCGAGGAACAG AATTGATCTCCCCAGAGGATTTGCTGCAAGCATGTTTTCTTTGGGAGAAGTTTGATGT CCCAGTAATGCTTCGGAAGTTTGATAGTGGTGTGATGGTGATCCAGAATAAGACCCACAGTGATGAAGAG ATTTTTGCTAGAATTAAGAGCCTTGCAACAAAGCCCGATGCTCTTCGTACTGGGATAAGTGCGAGTGATGCTGCAATCACACTAGGTATTGCGCCAGGCATGGCGAAGGAGCATCTTCTAACTGCTGAAAGCAGAG GTATTCTCTGCAGGGATATTAGCCCGGATGGCTTTCGCTTTTATATCAACCTGTTTCCAGAAATAGATCCAAACAATGTTTACTT AGTGAAAGATTATGGAGTCTATGACACATGGTCAAGGGTGGCCTCTGCTTCTGGATGA